A region from the Lolium perenne isolate Kyuss_39 chromosome 4, Kyuss_2.0, whole genome shotgun sequence genome encodes:
- the LOC127295848 gene encoding uncharacterized protein, with amino-acid sequence MTTTMDGRRHREIEEAAADSSDKTTSTSPSGGVPDDRAAPHETPSSSEEKKDDAAPAPQRNPRALRLRLLNLIRTFYLEALSRLPAARLWSTHARGVLVAGHCYGPFSPVDNILVNAIWYDTAFPRRPTTEFHFGDVLEISPQCMARAAHRSLEGLVAFLLQLCPSLSRDDALWHLHLSKADLLQAVASASDSALSPTHAAFLAAAEAAHHPVPRAMAHFASSVLPTVEHNAHKLLRVNQVLSAPDLDRLSAMLVPSPIPGDLCPPPPLLTTWVSAIIKSRMDGCRDSQETSRQLAETVLRKYVQQTGQIYELHMFCGLHVFFGPKPFWHINFLARPKDAAGELPIYFFAEATVPMGDDNEFLEDDIVLCCPIKPSRIGGCEACSAQYIKIDHPVDTEHNGGLEEYDDEEIGNGDDLWDYNFPLVDFVMFDAERDSPTVRAIEESFPQSSDGDESIEDFWICEM; translated from the exons ATGACCACCACTATGGATGGCCGCCGCCACAGAGAAATCGAGGAGGCCGCCGCCGATTCGTCTGACAAAACCACCTCAACCAGCCCATCTGGTGGTGTGCCGGACGACCGCGCCGCCCCACATGAGACCCCTTCTTCTTCCGAGGAGAAGAAAGACGACGCGGCCCCTGCCCCGCAGCGGAACCCTCGCGCTCTGAGGCTCAGGCTGCTGAACCTCATCCGCACCTTCTACCTGGAGGCGCTCTCCCGCCTGCCCGCCGCCCGGCTCTGGAGCACGCACGCCCGCGGCGTCCTCGTCGCCGGCCACTGCTACGGGCCCTTCTCTCCCGTCGACAACATCCTCGTTAACGCCATCTGGTATGACACCGCCTTTCCCCGCCGCCCCACCACCGAGTTTCACTTCGGCGACGTGCTTGAGATCAGCCCCCAATGCATGGCCCGCGCCGCCCACCGCTCCCTAGAGGGCCTCGTCGCCTTCCTCCTCCAACTATGTCCCTCGCTCTCGCGCGACGACGCGCTCTGGCACCTCCATCTCTCCAAGGCCGATCTATTGCaagccgtcgcctccgcctctgACTCCGCCTTGTCGCCCACCCATGCCGCCTTTCTCGCCGCCGCCGAGGCGGCGCATCACCCCGTGCCGCGCGCCATGGCGCACTTCGCCTCCTCCGTCCTTCCCACTGTTGAGCATAATGCCCACAAGCTTCTTCGCGTCAACCAGGTGCTCTCCGCCCCTGATCTCGACCGCCTCTCCGCCATGCTGGTTCCCTCCCCGATTCCAGGAGATCTCTGCCCCCCTCCTCCACTGCTGACGACCTGGGTGTCTGCCATCATCAAGTCTCGCATGGACGGCTGCAGAGATTCCCAGGAAACCTCACGCCAACTGGCTGAAACTGTACTACGCAAATATGTTCAGCAAACTGGTCAAATCTACGAACTCCATATGTTTTGTGGCTTGCATGTGTTCTTCGGACCGAAACCCTTTTGGCACATCAACTTCTTGGCACGGCCAAAGGATGCCGCTGGTGAGCTGCCCATTTACTTCTTCGCCGAAGCAACTGTACCCATGGGTGACGACAATGAATTCCTCGAGGATGATATCGTCTTGTGCTGCCCAATCAAACCGTCTAGAATTG GTGGTTGTGAAGCTTGTAGCGCCCAATACATAAAGATTGACCACCCTGTTGACACAGAACATAACGGTGGATTGGAGGAGTATGACGATGAGGAGATTGGGAATGGAGATGATCTCTGGGACTATAATTTTCCTCTTGTGGACTTTGTCATGTTTGATGCTGAGAGGGACAGTCCAACTGTACGTGCTATAGAGGAGAGCTTTCCTCAGAGTTCTGACGGGGATGAAAGCATCGAGGACTTCTGGATTTGTGAAATGTGA